One Kosmotoga arenicorallina S304 genomic window carries:
- the hslV gene encoding ATP-dependent protease subunit HslV, translated as MEQMHGTTVIAVKKGNKTVIAGDGQITLGSTVMKGTAKKVRKLGDGKVLAGFAGSVADALALFEKFEEKYRESNSSLLRAAVNLAKEWRTNKILRNLEALLLVADKEHILLISGNGEVIQPDEEVIAIGSGGSYALAAARALMRNTDMDAEEIARNAMVIASEICIYTNSNFAIEVLEVK; from the coding sequence ATGGAACAAATGCATGGAACAACTGTAATTGCGGTAAAAAAAGGAAATAAAACAGTTATAGCCGGTGATGGTCAAATAACGCTTGGATCTACAGTTATGAAGGGTACGGCAAAGAAAGTTAGAAAACTCGGTGACGGGAAAGTCCTGGCAGGTTTCGCAGGTTCTGTTGCTGACGCGCTTGCACTTTTTGAAAAGTTTGAGGAAAAGTATCGGGAGAGCAATTCAAGCTTGCTCAGAGCAGCCGTAAATCTGGCAAAAGAATGGCGTACTAATAAAATTCTGCGCAACTTAGAAGCCCTTCTTCTTGTGGCTGACAAAGAACATATCCTTCTCATATCAGGAAACGGCGAAGTCATACAGCCCGATGAGGAAGTTATAGCAATAGGTTCTGGCGGTTCTTACGCTCTGGCAGCTGCAAGAGCCTTGATGCGGAATACCGACATGGATGCCGAAGAAATAGCACGTAACGCAATGGTGATAGCAAGTGAAATTTGCATTTATACGAACTCTAATTTTGCGATTGAGGTTTTGGAGGTGAAATAA